The following DNA comes from Luteolibacter flavescens.
GACATTCCGGATGATGATCGCGTCGCGACCCTCCATCCACTTGAAGATGGCCCGATAGTCGGAGGGCTTCCAGATCAGGTGAGAGACGTCGAATTCCAGCTCGCGGGTGCCCGCCGAGGTAACTTCCCAGCGAAAATCCCGGGCGGGCATGCGCCGCACGAATTTCTCACGGTCCAGCGGCACCGCACGCAAGCGGTTCTCCAAGCCCTCGCGATGGATGACTGCCTGGTCCTGGAAAAGCGACCTCGGCTTGTCCCCGGGCAAGTGCAGTTCGATCTCGCCATCAAAAACGCCCACCTCGGCCTGACGCCCGCTCACGTCCATCGCGAACTCCGTGCCGAGGTCCACCACCTTTCCCTGCGCGTAGTCCACCGTGAATCCCTCCGCGCCGGGCGGGACGTAGGCGACCAGTTTCCCGCTCGCGAGATTCCCCGAGGTCGCGTCCGTCACCGAGAAATCCGCCGGTCCCTCGAGCGTCACGCGGACGCCGCTCGCATAGGTGAGCTCCACAAGACCGGTGTGAAAGGCCACGCGCTCCGCCGTCACCGAACCGGAGGTGAATTGCGGCGCTCCCGCATCGCCCCACTCCACTCCCATCAGGCCGGTCACTTGCACGCTCTGGTGCTTTTTCACCGGCATCAGCACGGACTCCGCATTGTCGCGACCGCTGAAGAATCCCAAGGTGAAAACCACACAGGCTGCCGCTGCGAGCGTCGCCGCCTTCACGGGGAAACGCACGATCTTCGGAGTCTTCGCGGTCCCCTCGATTCCTTCCAGCGCCTCGGCCATCATGGCCTCCTGCGCCATCACTTCCGTGTAGTAGCGCATGGCTGCAGGGGCCTTCAACAGCTCCTCGAGGCGGCTGGTCTCCACCTTGCCCAGACCACCCTCCGCGAGGAGTTGGTCGATCAGTTTCCGGAGTTCGGGGCTCGGGGTCATGCGCGGGAGAGTTTCGTTTCGATGCAGTGACGCAGCGCCAGCCGGAGGCGGGAGATCGTCTTCTGCACGCGGGCTGGCTTCATCTGCTGTTCATGCGCATGGCTGGTGAGCGATCCGCCATCGACGTAGCGCAGGCGCAGCAGCTTCACCTCCTCCGGGGACAGCCGGGAGAGGCAGGAGCGCAGGGCATGCAGGCGCTCGGTGGCGTCCTCGGAGAGGCTTTCCGCCGCCGTGGAGATTTCGTGCAGCGTGTCCTCGGAGAAGCTCACCGTCTTCTCCCGCTGCTGGTCGCGCCGCCAGGCCATCGCCTTGAACCACGCGACCTTGAAGGCCCACGCCTTGAGATTCGTATCGTCGTCACGCTCGTCCCGGCGCTCCCACAGGAAGACGCTGGTCTCCTGCACCACGTCATCGCACGCCGCGTGATGAGGCAGGATGCTCATGACGTAGCCACGCAGCGGGACGCGCAAGGCATCGATCTCCGCCGCGAAGGCGGAGTCGTCCTGCGGATCATCCCGTGGCTCGGCGCGTGACAACATCCCGCGGAATGTTCCGCAAAACGGACGATCCTGACGAAAAAATTCCGCTTTTCCCTCAGCGCGTCACCTCGGTGCCGATTCCGCCGTCGGTGAAGATCTCCAGCAGCAGGGCATGCGGCAGGCGGCCATCGATGAAGTGGACCTTCCGCACGCCCGCATTCAGGGCGTCCACGGCGCTCTTCACCTTCGGGATCATGCCGCCGGAGATCGTGCCGTCGGCCATGAGATCGTCAGCCTCGGCGCGGCTCACGGACTTGATGAGCGTCTCCGGCTTCGAGGGGTCCTTCATCAGGCCGGGGACATCGGAGAGATAGACCAGCTTTGCCACGCGCAGCTCCTTCGCGAGGGCGGCGGCGGCGAGGTCGGCATTGATATTGAGCGGACGGCCGGTGGCGAGCTCCGCCGCGAGCGGCGAGATGACCGGCACGATGCCTGCACGGTGCGCGGCATCCATCTGGCCGAGCTGGCAACCGACCACCTCCCCCACCCGGCCGAGATCGACGCGCTCGCCGTCCTTGCCGGTGGCGTGCATCTTCTCACCGAGGAAGACATCCGTGCCAGCGATGCCCACGGCCTTGCCGCCGAGGTCGCGGATCATGCGGACGAGGCCGGGATTGATCTCGTTCGACAGCACCTTCTCGACGATGGAAATCGCCTGGTCTGACGTGACGCGGAAGCCGCCGACGAACTCGGCATCGAGCCCCGCGTCCTTCATCGCGGCGGAGATCGCCTTGCCGCCGCCGTGAACGACGATGGGATTGATGCCCGCGACCTCGAGGAAAACGACATCGCGCATCACTTTCGCGACGAGGTCCGGGTCCTCCATCGCCGAGCCGCCCATCTTGATGAGGAAGGTCTTGCCGCGGAAGGCCTGCAGGTAGGGCAGGGCTTCGATGAGTGCCTCGGCTTTTTCGATGGGATGCTGGAGGGACATGGGATCGGTCTTGGTTTTCTGAAATCTGGAATCCGGCAGCGTGCCGTCACGGCGCAGCCTCATCGTCGCCTGCCGCGGACTCTGGCCCGGCCTCATCGGTCGGCCCGGCCTTTCTAGGAGCTGCCTTTTTCGCGGCCTTCTTGGCAGGCGCTTTCTTCGCGGCCTTTTTCGCCGCGGTCTTGGTGGGAGCTTTTTTCGCGGCCTTCTTGCCCACCTTGCGAGCGGGCTTCAGGGGCTCTTCCACGTCTTCTGCGACGGCGGGCACCTCCTCGGGCCATGGCTCATGCTCGACCGGCTGTGGCAGATAGACGGGCTGCGGCGCGGGCCTGACGACCTCCGAGGAGACCTCGATCACCCGGTCGATGGGAGCCGTGGTCACCGGGATCACAGCGGTCGTGGTCACTGCGGACTGGCGCTTTCTCACGAATGCCAGACCGAAGGCGGTCACGCCGGGCGAGAGGATGGCCAGCGGCGGAAGCCACAGATTTTGCCGCGAGGCGAAGAGGTAGAGCAATTGCGCCCCGATCCCCGCCAGCATCAGCGCGGTGATGGCGCGCCATGCCACATTCCGCTGGCAGGTGGCCCAGGTGCCGAAGAAGACCATGCCCAGCATCAGGGCCAGCTCCATGAGCGTGTCCGGACGTGGCAGCGGGACGGCAGGCTGGAAGCGCTGAGCCTGCCGGAGCGCCTGGACATTGCCAGCGAGCCCGTCCGACCACGCCTTCTCGGCGGCTGGCAGGCCGGTGCGGACATCGCGCGTGATGAGCGGCAGCGCCAGCGCGGGCAGCGAATTCTTCTCGTAGATGAGCCGCATCGCGGGAGCCTCGACCGTCTGTATGTCCTTCGCCACCGGACCGCGGCCGAAGCCGTCGATGGGGATGACCTGGCCGTCCCGACCGAGCCGGACCTCGTGGCCCACATCGACCAGCACGTCCTCGGGCTTCAGGCCCTGTCCGGCGATCTCCACCGCGAGCGGGAAGGAGAAGATCACGCGGTCCCCCCATTGCGCGAGCAGCGGCTGGGTGCCGTCACCGGGGTCCTTCTCGTTTTCGAGGAGGGAGAATCCTGCCAAGGTCTTTTGGCCGCCGAGCTCGGCATTCGGGATGGAAATGCGGTTCACCTGCGGCAGTGAGGCGACATCTCCCTTCGCGTCCTTCGCATTGATCGACCAGCGGAGGAAAGGCGCGGCGACCGGTTCCGGTGCGGCACCCCTAGCGAGCGGCAGGGCGATGACCGCGCCATCGAAGCGGTCGAGCTGCTGGCGCAGCGCGTCCATCGCCAGCGGCTGAGGCTCGTCCCACGCCATCAGGTGGCCGACTCCGAGTGTCTTGTGCCCCACGTCGGCGAGGCGGGCGAAAATGGTCGCGTGATCGACCGGCGCGAGCGGCGAGGCGCTGAACCAGCGCTCGGGATCCTCGTCGATCGTCAGCATGCGCACCGGCGGCGGGGTCGCCGGCGGCACGGCCAGACGCCGCGTCCACGGAACCTCTTGGCTGCCCTGACCGTCCACGATGGTGTCCACCGGATCGATCGCGACGGCCACCCGCTTCACGATCCACCGCTCCAGCGTGCGCAGCGGTGCGATCAGCGACGCGCCGCCGAGCGCGAACAAGCCCACGCCGAGAAGGATCGCGGCGTGGGTGAAGGTCCGGCTGGACGGTGTGGTCACGGCGCGAACTCTGTCGCCTTCGCCAGCACGGGCGCGAGGGGTTTTTCCAGCGGGGTTCCTGCTGTCACATGCGCGAGCATGCGGGCGGCAGGCGCGATGAATTGCAGGTACCAGTCGTCGCCGCGGTTCTTCGCGATATTCCCATATGCACCGAGCGCCTGCATGAGACGCTGGGCCGCGCACTGGTGGAAGATGGTCGTCTCCGGCCTGTCCTCGGAAATATCCTCCCAGATCGAGAGGATCGCCTCCCGATCCTCCTCCGAGTGGTCCATGTAGGGATCGAAGACGAGCGACGCGATGTCATACTCCTGGCGGCCACGGCGCATGCCCTGGAAATCGATCCACCAAGCCTTGCCGTCCTTTAGCAGGAGATTCTGCGACTGGAAATCGCGGTGCACCAGGTGCTTCGCCGAGCTACCGAGGCGTTTCGCCAGGTCCGTGAAGGCTTCGTCTTCCCGCAGCGAGGAAGCGTCCATCTCCAGCAGGTCCTCCACGAGGTGGTCGAAGAAATACTCCTGCTCCCAGCGGTAGAGCGCTTCATCGAAGGAAGGCATCAGCTCGAAATCCTTCGGGCCCTTCGAGTAGAAAAGCTTGTCGATCTGCTGGAGGGCGGAGCGGTAGTAGGGCTCGCGCTCGGAGAAGGGGCGATCCTTCATCGACAGCAGGTCGATGTCGCCGAGATCCTCGACCAGCGCCACCCGGCGGTGCGGGATATCGAAGAAGATCTCCGGCACATTCAGCTTCGTCGCCTTCAGGAACTTCGCCACCGGCAGGAAATTGTCGCTGTCAGGCCGCTCGTCGGTCCAGTGGATGCCGATGAAGGGGTCGCGCTCCGGCGTTGCGACGCGCACGATGGTCCGGCCCGACGCGCCTTTCTTGATCGGCGTCAGGGTCACGGAAACGGTCGGCGCGATCCCGAGGAATTGGCGGGTCGCGTAGAGGATCGAATCGGTCGGCATCGCGGCGCGGAGTTTTCGGAAGAACTCCCGCGGGACAAGGTGGAAATTTGCGATCAATCCGACCCGCCCGGGTGGTTTTCCATAACAAAGCGAAAAAATGATCCTCTTTGCTGCAGGTTCGCCGCTGGATCAGAGCGAAGGAATTACGAAAGCTCCGGGAATTCCGAGATCAAGGGTTGCCAGCTCCGCTCCGTTCTTCATGGCCAAAGCCAGCAAGTGAGCATCCGTGGTTCGGGAGGCCCCGTCACACCAGGAAGGAAAACCTTCCACGGCTGATTGATCATCAGGAAGGAACCCGTGCGAGTCGCCAAGTGACCCGATCATCGAACGCAGGGTCTGAACAGCATCCTCCATCGCGAGTCGACCGGCGGCGCGTTGAAGTGAAACCCGGATGAACCCGAGTTCAGGGATCGAGGAGGTCAGGATACATGCTTCCTCAACCTTCTTCATTGATGCGAGCCAAGCCACGACACGGCGATGCTCGGCATGATCAGCCCACCCCCACGCCACCAATACATTGACGTCCAGCAGGTAAGTCATGGGAAATCCGAGAGCATCTCACGAACGGATGCAGTGGTGAGCGGCCCCGCGCCCTCCAACGGAGCGAAGATCTCCGCTCCGGTGAACTCGCAACGGACCTTGCCCACAGGCGTACCGGACACATGTCCCATCGCCCGGCGGCGAAGGAAATCGGACACCGTGATGCCTGCGAGCTTCGCTTGCTTGCGAATCTCGTGAGCCTCGTCGTCGCTCACTTTGAAACTGAGGGTGGTCACAGGTATTACGGTATTACCGGAATCATGTAATTTCAAGGGCGACCAGTACGGATCTCCTAAAAGCGACACTTCGGCATCAAAGACTGAAAGATCTTCCTGGCGGTCAGCCTGCCCCTGAAAATCCAGCGAAGATCCACATTCCCGTCACTGGAGCACCGAAGTCCGTCGCTTCGACACCCAACGGCGCGACTCTTCGGTGAGCGAGTCACGCGGGATGATCGCGTCTTGAATCGAAAGTAACACTTCCTTGGGATCACATCCGTAGAGACCCGCGCCCCAGCAGGGATTTGCCTCGATGACCGCCCATGAGCCATCGGGAAGGCGGCCCACATCGAGAGTGCAGGCCGGAGGCAGAAGGACGCGATCATCGGCCAATACCGCCTCCGCAAATTTGCGGGCACCTTCTTCCTCGTCCGGTAAAAAGCCCCACATGCCGTCCTCACCGCGGGCCAGTTCGTCGTCTCTCCAGTAAGGACTGAGCGTCACGATCTGCCTGCCGCGAACGAAGCACCTAACCTCGAGCCGGAAGTCCACGATGCCGGAGCGTAGCACCGGGATATCCATGTCCACGTGCTCGTCGGTAGGAAGATCGGCGCCCGTGGCATACACCTTCGGCTCGAAAATCTTGCCGTCGGCGGGCTTCACGAAAGCGGCAGAAGTCCGATCGCGAGCGCTCCCTAGGGACATCAGCTCGATGTCCCTCTGCAGATACTCGCGCGGCACCACAGTCAGCCATTCCACCGATGGCTCCAGCAGCACCAGACCGGTCTGATCCGCCACTGCCTCGGCAAAAAGCGGCTCGCCGTAGATCATCACCGGTCGCCCGGCGACAGCCAGATGCTGCGGCACGCGCCACCCTTGGATACGCTCCGGCAGCCATCCGAGATCGAGGCAAGTCCGCCACACGGCGACGGAGTCTTCCGTCATCCGCGGACCTAACAGGACGATGGGAGAGCCGGGGTTCATGGGGAAAGCGAGATGAAGGAATCTAGCCAATGGACGGGACATCACAAGCCCACGTCGTGCCGCAAAATCAATCGCCCCCCTCGATTCATTTCCACCATAGGCTTATCGATCCATCAGTAGCTCCAACGCCTGCTCCAGATCGAGGACGCGACGGGCGAGGTCCCGGACCGCGCTTTCTTGTTCGGCCAAGGCGGACAGCTCCATCTCCTCAGGTGCTGCGATCCGGTCGGGCCGCATCAGATTGGCCAATACCCACTCGGGGCTTCGCAACTGGCGGGCGCGGACATGGGGCAGCGGCCGCAGGGCACGGTGGAATTCATCGCGGGTCCAGCCCTTGTCGCGGAAGTCGCGGACGAGTTCCCGCAGGGTTTCCGAGATTTCCCCGGTGCGACCGGGAGCACAGTGAATGCTGATGGTCAGATATTCACTGCCACCCTCGACGGTCGGAATGATGGATACGTAGGGAGAATAGCTATCGCCGCGCTTCTCCCGGATGATTTCCCGGACGCGGAGTTGCAGTGTCCTCGCGAGCAAGTCCCGCCGCAGCATCTCCGCAGAATCGCCGGCGGGACCGAGTGGGAGCAGCAGCGCAACAGTCGCCGTGTCCACCCCCTCCGCCAACGGAATCCGGGTCTCTCCGGGAGAGGGCGACGGCGGCAGCGGGAACCGGCTTGAGTCCTCCCATGGAGGACGTGCAGGCAATGCCCCGAAGCTGGCGGCCACGGCTGCAAGCGCGGCCTCGGGCTCGAAATCACCGGCAATGCTCACGCACAGGCGGTCGCCGGATATCATCGGCAGAAGCCAGTCGGTGACCTGATCGCTGTCCGTTTCCATGATGCCTGCTGGAAGCATCTCGTGACGCGGATCCGCGCCCATCATCCGGCGGTAGGCTTCCCGGGACGGGACCGAGGCCCCTTCTCGGACGCGATCCTCCCATGCGCGCATCCCCGCGGGCGGCCTCCACGTCCGAGGCAGGGCGGCGAACCCGGGACGATCCACCATCGAGGCCAGGAGGTCGAGCTGACGGCGGAGCTGGGCACGATCTGTTAGACCGTGCCACTGGAAAGAATCGCCAGCCACGGTGAAGCTGCGGCTGAGGTCTTCGTCCGCCAGGGCCGCGTTCAGCTTGAGCTCCGGCCATCCTTCCAGCGGATACCACTTGTAGAGAAACCGTGCAGCGGAGCCGAGTGCGGGACTTTCCGGCGGCAGCGATTGGCTGCCATGACCAACGTCCACCTGCACCTGGACGAAGCCGCCGAGCGAAGGGATCGGCACCAGCCTGAGCAGCACCTGATTGGAAAGCTCGGCCTCAAGGATGCCGCGCCCTTCATCGAGATTCCTGCGGATGACTCGGCCCGGCGGGCGGGGAGACTCCGGGTTCCATCTCTCGCTCTCCACGCCATGGACGAATCGCGGCGTGTCTGCGGTCAGGGCCTCCTCCACCACGTTCGCCAGCGCTTTCGAGAGACTGTCATCGACCGCGCCAGTCACGAGGACCCGGGGAGCCGTGAGCTGCATCGCTTTCAAGAGAGCTTCGCACTCCTGGCGCGTGATCGTGGGCAATTGCGACTGACACCAGTTGAGCTCGTCTTCCGGCAATTGGACGATGCGGCCGGTCCGCACCGAGTCCGCGAGACGCCTCGCCAGATCGGCGGCGTCATCTGTCATGCGCGAGAGGAATTCCCTCCTCATTTGCAAGCGGACCTTTCCCCGGGCCTCGGCAAACTCCGTCTCGTGGAACTCATGGGCCAACGCGGCACGCCACCTGAGAACCAAATCCCTCGCCACGCGGGGAAGCTCGGGACGACTGAAAGAGGAGGACACTTTCAGCCAGCCGACGCCGGGAATGATCTCGGCGGCATTGATGTCCGGGGACGTCGCCTCGATTTTGAGCCGGTGGAACTCCCGGCTGATCCGGTTTTGCAGCATGGCTAGCCCGACCTGCGCCACGAGTTCCTGCCGCCGCTTGGCTAGGCTGTCCGGCTCGCGATCCACCGGCCGGGGAAAGGCCAAGGTCATGGTAACCTGCGAGGTCGCTGCCCTTGGCATGATGGTCACTGGTGAGGAAGCGGGAGCCATCGGATCGCCCGCCTCGGGTTCCGCGGGCGCGGGGCGTGCCGGGATGTCCGAGAAGTGCCGCCGGAGCCTCGCGGTCATTGCCTCCGCCTTCAGGTCACCGACTGCCACCACGACCATCCGAGATGGGACATAGTGACGGTGCCAGAAATCTAACAGAGCCTCCCTCGTCACCTCTGTGACGGACTCCACCGTCCCGGCAGGACGATGCCGCAAGGCCGGCACACCGGGAAGGATGGCCGCTGCTTCCTCATAGTAGCGAGAATTGGCTGATCGCTCATCGATCTCGCGCTGGATCACCCGGCGCTCGGCATCCAGTGCCGCCTCGGAAAAGGTCAGCCCGCCCGCCGTGCGGCTGAGGAATGCGCAGGCGGTCTCCAGCGCTGCGTCATCCGCCACGGGCAGGTCCAGACGGTAGAGCGTGTGATCCAGCGCGGTGTGGGCATTCGTATGGGAACCGGCTTCCAGGCCCATCCGCTCGAAGGCTTCCATGGCATTCCCCTCACCTGTCTCCTGAAATGCGAGGTGCTCGATGAAGTGGGCAAAGCCTGCTTCACCCTCATCCTCGTGCATCGACCCGGCGAGCACCATGAGACGCAGGCTGACCTCTTCCGCGGAATCGGGGCGCTCCACGACGATGTAGCGCATGCCATTCTCCAGGACTCCCGCCTGCTGCCCGGGATCCGGCAGCAACTCCTCCGGCGGCGGACGCTGCACCGCGAAGCGCTGCGACCACGTGGCAATGCGGTCATCGGAACGGGCCGTCTTCGAAGAACGCCCGGATGCGACATGTGGAGACGATTCGCCGGGC
Coding sequences within:
- a CDS encoding FecR family protein, giving the protein MTPSPELRKLIDQLLAEGGLGKVETSRLEELLKAPAAMRYYTEVMAQEAMMAEALEGIEGTAKTPKIVRFPVKAATLAAAACVVFTLGFFSGRDNAESVLMPVKKHQSVQVTGLMGVEWGDAGAPQFTSGSVTAERVAFHTGLVELTYASGVRVTLEGPADFSVTDATSGNLASGKLVAYVPPGAEGFTVDYAQGKVVDLGTEFAMDVSGRQAEVGVFDGEIELHLPGDKPRSLFQDQAVIHREGLENRLRAVPLDREKFVRRMPARDFRWEVTSAGTRELEFDVSHLIWKPSDYRAIFKWMEGRDAIIIRNVELRRDGRAVSADTHTGVTGNLKLVSANVFGLDVKPGDFERGRWTLHVTVETYPRDDWASDRTVPVASVGLLQFEEGLVSTATASDFIGRWSYYNLGSQYVREFLPDGQVRLFVNGEERPAAFRGSYWEVSDGVLRVGVPSSPGVHERHALRDRNTLIFMSNPYGNATRVVDP
- a CDS encoding sigma-70 family RNA polymerase sigma factor, whose amino-acid sequence is MLSRAEPRDDPQDDSAFAAEIDALRVPLRGYVMSILPHHAACDDVVQETSVFLWERRDERDDDTNLKAWAFKVAWFKAMAWRRDQQREKTVSFSEDTLHEISTAAESLSEDATERLHALRSCLSRLSPEEVKLLRLRYVDGGSLTSHAHEQQMKPARVQKTISRLRLALRHCIETKLSRA
- the argB gene encoding acetylglutamate kinase, with amino-acid sequence MSLQHPIEKAEALIEALPYLQAFRGKTFLIKMGGSAMEDPDLVAKVMRDVVFLEVAGINPIVVHGGGKAISAAMKDAGLDAEFVGGFRVTSDQAISIVEKVLSNEINPGLVRMIRDLGGKAVGIAGTDVFLGEKMHATGKDGERVDLGRVGEVVGCQLGQMDAAHRAGIVPVISPLAAELATGRPLNINADLAAAALAKELRVAKLVYLSDVPGLMKDPSKPETLIKSVSRAEADDLMADGTISGGMIPKVKSAVDALNAGVRKVHFIDGRLPHALLLEIFTDGGIGTEVTR
- a CDS encoding phosphotransferase codes for the protein MPTDSILYATRQFLGIAPTVSVTLTPIKKGASGRTIVRVATPERDPFIGIHWTDERPDSDNFLPVAKFLKATKLNVPEIFFDIPHRRVALVEDLGDIDLLSMKDRPFSEREPYYRSALQQIDKLFYSKGPKDFELMPSFDEALYRWEQEYFFDHLVEDLLEMDASSLREDEAFTDLAKRLGSSAKHLVHRDFQSQNLLLKDGKAWWIDFQGMRRGRQEYDIASLVFDPYMDHSEEDREAILSIWEDISEDRPETTIFHQCAAQRLMQALGAYGNIAKNRGDDWYLQFIAPAARMLAHVTAGTPLEKPLAPVLAKATEFAP
- a CDS encoding PIN domain-containing protein gives rise to the protein MTYLLDVNVLVAWGWADHAEHRRVVAWLASMKKVEEACILTSSIPELGFIRVSLQRAAGRLAMEDAVQTLRSMIGSLGDSHGFLPDDQSAVEGFPSWCDGASRTTDAHLLALAMKNGAELATLDLGIPGAFVIPSL
- a CDS encoding plasmid mobilization protein: MSLLGDPYWSPLKLHDSGNTVIPVTTLSFKVSDDEAHEIRKQAKLAGITVSDFLRRRAMGHVSGTPVGKVRCEFTGAEIFAPLEGAGPLTTASVREMLSDFP
- a CDS encoding ATP-grasp domain-containing protein, producing MNPGSPIVLLGPRMTEDSVAVWRTCLDLGWLPERIQGWRVPQHLAVAGRPVMIYGEPLFAEAVADQTGLVLLEPSVEWLTVVPREYLQRDIELMSLGSARDRTSAAFVKPADGKIFEPKVYATGADLPTDEHVDMDIPVLRSGIVDFRLEVRCFVRGRQIVTLSPYWRDDELARGEDGMWGFLPDEEEGARKFAEAVLADDRVLLPPACTLDVGRLPDGSWAVIEANPCWGAGLYGCDPKEVLLSIQDAIIPRDSLTEESRRWVSKRRTSVLQ
- a CDS encoding M16 family metallopeptidase — encoded protein: MTCVVAVALVVLAIGTCHRDQPGESSPHVASGRSSKTARSDDRIATWSQRFAVQRPPPEELLPDPGQQAGVLENGMRYIVVERPDSAEEVSLRLMVLAGSMHEDEGEAGFAHFIEHLAFQETGEGNAMEAFERMGLEAGSHTNAHTALDHTLYRLDLPVADDAALETACAFLSRTAGGLTFSEAALDAERRVIQREIDERSANSRYYEEAAAILPGVPALRHRPAGTVESVTEVTREALLDFWHRHYVPSRMVVVAVGDLKAEAMTARLRRHFSDIPARPAPAEPEAGDPMAPASSPVTIMPRAATSQVTMTLAFPRPVDREPDSLAKRRQELVAQVGLAMLQNRISREFHRLKIEATSPDINAAEIIPGVGWLKVSSSFSRPELPRVARDLVLRWRAALAHEFHETEFAEARGKVRLQMRREFLSRMTDDAADLARRLADSVRTGRIVQLPEDELNWCQSQLPTITRQECEALLKAMQLTAPRVLVTGAVDDSLSKALANVVEEALTADTPRFVHGVESERWNPESPRPPGRVIRRNLDEGRGILEAELSNQVLLRLVPIPSLGGFVQVQVDVGHGSQSLPPESPALGSAARFLYKWYPLEGWPELKLNAALADEDLSRSFTVAGDSFQWHGLTDRAQLRRQLDLLASMVDRPGFAALPRTWRPPAGMRAWEDRVREGASVPSREAYRRMMGADPRHEMLPAGIMETDSDQVTDWLLPMISGDRLCVSIAGDFEPEAALAAVAASFGALPARPPWEDSSRFPLPPSPSPGETRIPLAEGVDTATVALLLPLGPAGDSAEMLRRDLLARTLQLRVREIIREKRGDSYSPYVSIIPTVEGGSEYLTISIHCAPGRTGEISETLRELVRDFRDKGWTRDEFHRALRPLPHVRARQLRSPEWVLANLMRPDRIAAPEEMELSALAEQESAVRDLARRVLDLEQALELLMDR